One part of the Triplophysa rosa linkage group LG5, Trosa_1v2, whole genome shotgun sequence genome encodes these proteins:
- the LOC130554370 gene encoding uncharacterized protein LOC130554370 yields the protein MASIPIIVTCTSCHMFSLAFSVSCEGFICDKCREIVRLTEKILELESRIQSLSEDSKSLTTIENTLDASNISAHSSVPVENPPQLGNFVTVRRRSRRTKHHSTVPITVSNRFAPLSDAPTEKPAESALVIGDSIVRNVNIEAPATIVKCLPGARAPDIKSNLNVLAKANRKFSKIVIHVGTNDVRLRQSEITKDNIKEVCELASMMSDTVIFSGPLNAYRGDEIYSRLSSLNGWLSEWCLQNDIVFINNWKSFEGRPDLLKRDGLHPSWAGTSILSRNMAKSLNANAKT from the coding sequence atggcttctattcctattattgttacttgcacctcatgtcatatgtttagcttagccttctctgtcagctgcgagggttttatatgcgataaatgcagggaaatagttaggctgacagagaagatcttagaattagagtctcgcatccaatctttatctgaggatagtaagagtttaacgacgatagaaaacactttggatgcgagcaacattagcgcacacagctcggttccggttgaaaatcctccgcagctgggaaacttcgtgactgtgagacggcgtagtcgcaggacaaaacatcactcgaccgttccgattacagtctcgaacaggtttgccccgctcagtgacgcaccgactgagaaacctgctgaaagtgccctagttatcggtgattctattgttcggaacgttaacatagaggcaccagccaccatagtcaaatgtttaccgggagccagagcgcctgacatcaagtcaaatttaaatgtgctggctaaggctaatcgtaaattcagtaagattgtcattcacgtcggcacaaatgatgttcgactccgtcaatcggagatcacaaaagataacattaaagaggtgtgtgagctcgcaagcatgatgtcagacactgtaatattctctggccccctcaatgcttatcgtggtgatgagatttatagcagattatcatcactaaatggctggttgtctgagtggtgcctgcagaatgatatagtttttataaataactggaagagttttgagggcagacctgacctgttgaaacgagatggtctccatccctcctgggctgggacttccatcctgtctagaaatatggcaaaaagtcttaatgctaatgctaaaacttga